The sequence GGTTAGATCATGAAGAATTTTTAGATGGTATGGCTATTGCTCAGTCAACTCCTGGAGTACTCGCTGTTAATATATCACTTATCACAGGATATAAAATAGCAGGTTTTATGGGTATGTTTGCAGGTATGCTAGGAGCAGTTTTGCCATCTTTTTTTATAGTTTTATTTTTAAGTCAAATACTATTAGCTTATGGGAATCATCCATTGGTTGTAGCAATATTTAATGGGGTAAAACCTGCTATTACAGCACTTATACTGATTTCTGTATATAGGATAGGTAAGTCTGCTAATATAAATAGATATAATTTTTTAATACCACTTATAGTTGCTATATTGATTAGATATTTTGGAGTTTCTCCTATTATTGTTATAATAGCTACTATGATACTTGGAAATATTTTCTATATATTAAAAGAGAAAAAAGAAGATGATAGGAAATGACATATTTTGATTTATTTTTTGTATTTTTTAAAGTTGGACTTTTTAGTTTTGGAGGAGGCTATGCAATACTTCCACTTATGCAACATGAGGTTGTAGATGTAAATAAATGGATAAGTTTTAAAGACTTTATGGATATTGTAGCTATTTCTCAGATTACACCAGGTCCAATTTCTATAAATTTAGCAACTCATGTTGGATATAGAATAGGTGGAACTCTTGGCTCTACTATTGCAACAACAAGTGTGGTTTTACCTTCAATAATAATTGTAAGTATTATAGTGATATTTTTAAAAAGATTCAATAAATTATCAGTAGTTCAAAGAATCTTTAAATCATTAAGAGTAACTATTGTTGGTTTAATTTTAGCAGCAGGAATAGCACTTTTTGTTAAAGAAAATTTTATAGATTATAAATCATATATAATATTTACTTCAGTATTAATTGGAGGTTTAATATTTAAAATAGGAAGTATAACTTTAATTATTTTATCAGGGCTAGCAGGGGCGATATTATACTATATAATTTAAAAAATATTACAAAGAAAAATAAGAGAGTTACATTCCAGATTTTAGGATAAAAATTAAATAGAATGAGCCAAGCAAATTTCACTGTGTTTGAATGAAGTGAGTTTAGTGAATTTGCAGTGAATTTTTAATTTTTATCTGTTAAGAAATCTGGCTAGTAATGAATTATTTTTCTATAATAGCTTATAATAAAGGAAGTTTATGGAAAAAATTAATATTTTTACAGATTTTAAAATAAAAAATATACATATAAAAAATAGAATAGTTCTTCCTCCTATGGTGAGATTTTCTCTTATTGAAGATGATAGCTATGTAACCCAAGACTTAATTGAATGGTATGGAATGATAGCTAAAAGTGGAGTAGGTCTTATAATTGTTGAAGCAACAGCAGTTGAAGAAAGTGGTAAATTAAGAGAAAATCAAATTGGAATATGGAATGATAGTTTTATAGAAGGACTCACTAAAGTGGCTAATGAAATTCACAAATATGATGTCCCCTGTATGATACAAATTCACCATGCAGGTTTTAAAGAAAAAATTTCAGAGGTTGCAGAAGAAGAACTGGATAGAATTTTAAAACTTTTTGAAGAAGCTTTTGTTAGAGCTAAAAAATGTGGTTTTGATGGAATAGAAATTCATGGGGCACATACTTATCTAATTTCTCAATTAAATTCAAAACTTTGGAATAAAAGAAAGGATAAATATGGAGAAAGACTTTATTTTTCAAAAAAGTTAATTGAAAATACAAAATACTTATTTGATGATAATTTTATTCTTGGTTATAGAATGGGAGGAAATGAACCTGAACTTGAAGATGGAATAGAAAATGCTAAGATTTTAGAAAGTTATGGCTTAGATATATTACATGTTTCAAGTGGAGTACCTAATCCTAAATATAAAAGACAGGTAAAAATAAAAAACTTTCCTAAGGATTTTTCTTTAGATTGGATAATATATATGGGAACTGAAATAAAAAAGCATGTAAAAATTCCAGTTATAGGAGTGAGTAAAATAAAAAAAGAAAGTCAAGCTAGTTGGCTTGTGGAAAATAATTTATTGGATTTTGTAGCAGTAGGAAAAGCTATGATTTCACAAGATAAATGGATGGAAAAAGCTAGAAAAGATTTTGTACTCAGAAAAAAATAACAAATAGTGGAGAAAAAAAGTGTAAATAATATTTCAAAAATTGAAAAGAATTGGTATAATAGTAATAATAAAATAAATTTTTAAATGGAGGGGTCGTATGGCAACAATAAATTATATTGCAGTAGTTAAACAATTAGAAAGTGGAAAGTTTTTAATATCTTTTCCAGATTTTGAAGGAATTACAACAACAGCAGAAACAGAAGAAAGCATACAAGATGTTGCATCAGGAGTTATAAAAGCGAAGTTAGCTGAATTAAAAAAAGCTAATATAGAAGCACCTGAAGCTAAAAAAATAACAGAAGTTTCTAAGGAACTAAAAGATGGTGAATTTACAACTTATGTAGCAGTTAAAGAAAGTTTTGATTTTAAATCTACTATGACTAATTTAAAAGATAAGGAAACAGTCAAAGAAACTGCAAAAGAAATGACAAATAAAGTTAATGATTTTGTTAATAATGTGCCAGAAGGAAAGGAAAATCTTTTTGCTATGGGAGGAGGAGTACTATCTATATTAAATACTCTATTCTTTGCAGTAGTGACAGTAAAACTTCCATTTTTTGGTAATTATTCAATAGGATTTTTTAAAGGCTTATCTGAAGTATCTGATTTTAGTAAAGAAGCTAGAAATTCTCAATTTATTTTAATATTTTCAGGAATATTATTCTTAGCAATGGCAGGTTTTTTAACTTATTCAGCTTTTATAAAAAATAAAAACTTTTTAAAATATTCTATTTTTGGAAATATAGCTTTATTAGTAATATTTTATATAGTTTTGTATGTAAAATTACCTGGTGGAGAAGCTAGTAAATATATTTCTGTATCTTATTTTAAGATTTTACTTTATATAATTTCATTAGGACTAGCTTATTTAACTTATAGAGCTTTAGATAAGAAGGATAAAGAAGAAGTTGAAGAAAATGCAAAACCATTAGGAACTATACTTGAAAAAGAGGAGGATAGAGGTGAATAAGGATTTAAAGAAGTTTATTCTTTTCCTAATAGGTTCAATTATAGTAGCTTTTGCTATTAGTTATTCTTATTCTGCTTATCAAACCTGTCAACATAATAAAAAGATAAATGAAGTTAAAAATGCTTTTGACTTTGGAGGTACTAATAAGAAAGCAGAAGATGTCAAAAAGAATGAAAATTCACAGGAAGCATGGCAAAATCAAATGCTAGAAATTTTAGAACTTTTAGGATATTCAAAAGTTGATACAAGACCTTTTTATAAAAGAATATATGATAAACTAACTGGAAAAAAAGTTTATAACTATATTGATAAAAGTGGGCATGAGACAGAAGCTGGAAGTTTTGAATTTTGTAATGAAGTATTATACGAAAATCTTAACATTAAAAATGAAACTGTAATGGTAGAAGTTAAAGATAATAAAATAATAGAAAAATTTTTTGATGGAGATAAAGAACTTATGCAGATTGAGTTAACAGCAAATGATGATTATAGCTCCTATGATCAGAAAATTTATAGCTATATAACTAAAAAAACGATTACTGTAAAAGATGTCTTAAATAAAGATACTTACTTAAATACTAAAAATGGTATTATAGAATATGAAGATGGAAAGACTATTGAATTTACACACAAAAATAGTGAAATGAATGGACCAGCTATTGAAACTTTTCCTAATGGAGATAAGATAGAATTTAATTTTGTTAATGATAAAAGAATTGGTGAAGCTGAAAAATTCTATAAAAATGGTGATAGAGAAATATTCACATATGGAGAAAATAACAAAAAAACTGGAAGTTCTACATACTACTTTGCAAATGGAGATGTAGAAGAAACTATTTATGTAGATGGAGTTTTACAAGGACCAGCTAAATATATGTATAAAGATGGTGTTGTGGAACATTATAAGTATAAAGATGGAAAAAGGATTGAAGATTAATGAGATTAGATAAATTCTTAGTTGAATGTGGTATAGGAAGTAGAAAAGAAGTTAAAAAATTAATCTCAAATGGTGAAATAGCTGTTAATGGAATGAGTGATATATTAGCCAAAGATAATATAGATGAAAATTCTGATACTATAGAATATAATGGAGAAAGGCTAGAATATAAAGAATTTAGATACTATATTATGAATAAAAAAGCTGGATATATAACTGCAACAGAAGATTTTAAAGAAGATACTGTTATGGATTTATTACCAGAATGGGTAATAAAAAAAGATTTAGCACCAGTTGGTAGACTTGATAAAGATACAGAGGGTTTATTACTTTTTACAAATGATGGAAAATTAAATCATAAATTATTATCTCCTAAGAACCATATAGATAAAGTTTATTATGTTGAAATAGAAAAAAACATTTTAGATGAAGATATCTTGAAACTAGAACAGGGAGTTGATATAGGAAACTATATCACTCAACCTGCAAAGGTTGAAAAAATATCTGATAACAAAATTTATTTAACTATTAAAGAAGGAAAATTTCATCAAGTAAAAAAAATGTTAGAAGCAGTAAATAATAAAGTTTGTTATCTAAGAAGAGAGAGTTTTGGTAAATTAACATTGAATGATTTAACTTTGGGGGAAGTTAAAGAGGTTAGTTTAGAAGATATAATTTAATTATTTAAGAGGGGGATTTGCTATGAAAAAGAAAATACTTTGTTTAGTCATACTAATATTATTAATTACAGCTTGTACACCTTCGTTTGGAGTCGGAGCAGGTGCAAGAGGAAGAAGAAGTTCAGTATCAGCTGGAACAGGAATCTCAACAGGAACAAAAACAAAAAAAATAAATGATAATAAAATGAAAGAAAAATCAAAAACAACTGCTAAAAAACCTAAAAAAGTAGTTAGACAAAATACTATAAAAAACAATAAAACAGAAGCAACTGGGAATACAAATAAAACTGGTACAACAGTAAAAAGAGTAAAACAAGAAAGACAAGAATAATGAAAATAAATAGTATAGACATATTCTGTGAAGTTATTGACAATTATGGAGATGTTGGAGTAGCTTATAGATTAGCAAGAGAATTTAAAAGAATTTATCCTAAAAAAGAGTTAAGATTTATTATAAATCAAACAGAGGAAATAAACCTTATAAAAAAATCAAATGATATGGAAATCATAACCTATAAAGATATTTCTAAAATAGAAAACTCTGCTGACTTAATAATAGAAAGTTTTGCTTGTGAAATTCCAAAAGAATATATGGATAAAGCATTAAAAAATTCAAAACTTATTATTAATTTAGAATATTTTTCTGCTGAGGATTGGG is a genomic window of Fusobacterium nucleatum containing:
- a CDS encoding chromate transporter; translation: MNRNRIIEIFILFFKIGAFTIGGGYAMLSLIEDEIVNKKKWLDHEEFLDGMAIAQSTPGVLAVNISLITGYKIAGFMGMFAGMLGAVLPSFFIVLFLSQILLAYGNHPLVVAIFNGVKPAITALILISVYRIGKSANINRYNFLIPLIVAILIRYFGVSPIIVIIATMILGNIFYILKEKKEDDRK
- a CDS encoding chromate transporter, with product MTYFDLFFVFFKVGLFSFGGGYAILPLMQHEVVDVNKWISFKDFMDIVAISQITPGPISINLATHVGYRIGGTLGSTIATTSVVLPSIIIVSIIVIFLKRFNKLSVVQRIFKSLRVTIVGLILAAGIALFVKENFIDYKSYIIFTSVLIGGLIFKIGSITLIILSGLAGAILYYII
- a CDS encoding NADH:flavin oxidoreductase, whose product is MEKINIFTDFKIKNIHIKNRIVLPPMVRFSLIEDDSYVTQDLIEWYGMIAKSGVGLIIVEATAVEESGKLRENQIGIWNDSFIEGLTKVANEIHKYDVPCMIQIHHAGFKEKISEVAEEELDRILKLFEEAFVRAKKCGFDGIEIHGAHTYLISQLNSKLWNKRKDKYGERLYFSKKLIENTKYLFDDNFILGYRMGGNEPELEDGIENAKILESYGLDILHVSSGVPNPKYKRQVKIKNFPKDFSLDWIIYMGTEIKKHVKIPVIGVSKIKKESQASWLVENNLLDFVAVGKAMISQDKWMEKARKDFVLRKK
- a CDS encoding HicB family protein encodes the protein MATINYIAVVKQLESGKFLISFPDFEGITTTAETEESIQDVASGVIKAKLAELKKANIEAPEAKKITEVSKELKDGEFTTYVAVKESFDFKSTMTNLKDKETVKETAKEMTNKVNDFVNNVPEGKENLFAMGGGVLSILNTLFFAVVTVKLPFFGNYSIGFFKGLSEVSDFSKEARNSQFILIFSGILFLAMAGFLTYSAFIKNKNFLKYSIFGNIALLVIFYIVLYVKLPGGEASKYISVSYFKILLYIISLGLAYLTYRALDKKDKEEVEENAKPLGTILEKEEDRGE
- a CDS encoding phosphatidylinositol-4-phosphate 5-kinase encodes the protein MNKDLKKFILFLIGSIIVAFAISYSYSAYQTCQHNKKINEVKNAFDFGGTNKKAEDVKKNENSQEAWQNQMLEILELLGYSKVDTRPFYKRIYDKLTGKKVYNYIDKSGHETEAGSFEFCNEVLYENLNIKNETVMVEVKDNKIIEKFFDGDKELMQIELTANDDYSSYDQKIYSYITKKTITVKDVLNKDTYLNTKNGIIEYEDGKTIEFTHKNSEMNGPAIETFPNGDKIEFNFVNDKRIGEAEKFYKNGDREIFTYGENNKKTGSSTYYFANGDVEETIYVDGVLQGPAKYMYKDGVVEHYKYKDGKRIED
- a CDS encoding pseudouridine synthase, which translates into the protein MRLDKFLVECGIGSRKEVKKLISNGEIAVNGMSDILAKDNIDENSDTIEYNGERLEYKEFRYYIMNKKAGYITATEDFKEDTVMDLLPEWVIKKDLAPVGRLDKDTEGLLLFTNDGKLNHKLLSPKNHIDKVYYVEIEKNILDEDILKLEQGVDIGNYITQPAKVEKISDNKIYLTIKEGKFHQVKKMLEAVNNKVCYLRRESFGKLTLNDLTLGEVKEVSLEDII